In one window of Gossypium hirsutum isolate 1008001.06 chromosome A01, Gossypium_hirsutum_v2.1, whole genome shotgun sequence DNA:
- the LOC107921760 gene encoding zinc transporter 1-like has translation MASPDTEPACGSSKAFPKKSLFFIIKAFVVGVILSIGFIHVLSDTNENLTSHCLSENPWDKFPLAKLLAMAAKIGTLMVDVFATSHYTKSRLHKTHESNYVDEEKIGKNKNHLHVHTHATHGHAHDSVAMLDRIGMAHSVIIGISLGAFESPKTIKPLVAALTFHQFFEA, from the exons ATGGCTTCCCCGGACACTGAACCCGCCTGTGGATCTTCTAAGGCTTTCCCCAAAAAATCcctttttttcatcatcaaagCCTTTGTCGTTGGTGTGATATTGTCCATTGGCTTCATCCATGTTCTTTCTGACACCAATGAAAACTTAACATCTCATTGCCTTAGTGAAAATCCTTGGGATAAGTTTCCGTTAGCCAAACTATTGGCTATGGCTGCTAAGATTGGTACATTGATGGTTGATGTGTTTGCTACATCTCATTACACCAAGTCTCGCCTTCACAAAACCCATGAGAGCAACTATGTTGATGAAGAGAAAATAGGGAAGAACAAAAATCATCTTCATGTTCATACTCATGCTACTCATGGCCATGCTCATGATTCTGTTGCTATGCTTGACC GTATTGGAATGGCACACTCTGTGATCATAGGGATATCATTGGGTGCTTTTGAAAGTCCAAAGACTATAAAACCTCTGGTGGCTGCACTCACCTTTCATCAGTTCTTTGAAGCATAG
- the LOC107922408 gene encoding 60S ribosomal protein L6-1, whose translation MAAKRKTPVKTRNPDLIRGVGKYSRSKMYHKRGLWAIKAKNGGAFPRHDPKPKAPAAAEKPPKFYPAEDVKKPLLNKRKPKPTKLRASITPGTVLILLAGRFMGKRVVFLKQLTSGLLLVTGPFKINGVPLRRVNQSYVIATSTKVDISGVNVDKFDDKYFAKEVEKRKKKTEGEFFEAEKEDKKKLPEDKKEDQKAVDASLIKSIEGVPDLKAYLAARFSLKSGMKPHELVF comes from the exons ATGGCAGCGAAAAGGAAGACTCCCGTCAAGACCAGAAACCCGGATCTGATCCGTGGTGTGGGAAAGTATTCCAGGTCTAAGATGTACCACAAGCGTGGCCTTTGGGCAATCAAGGCCAAAAATGGCGGTGCTTTCCCCCGCCATGATCCCAAACCTAAGGCCCCCGCTGCCGCTGAGAAACCTCCCAAGTTTTACCCGGCTGAGGATGTCAAGAAGCCGCTCCTTAACAAGCGCAAACCTAAACCCACCAAACTCAG agCAAGCATTACACCAGGGACTGTGTTGATTTTGTTGGCTGGAAGGTTTATGGGGAAGAGAGTTGTTTTCTTGAAGCAACTTACTTCTGGGCTCCTTTTGGTCACCG GACCATTCAAGATCAACGGTGTTCCTTTAAGGCGCGTTAACCAATCCTATGTCATTGCTACTTCCACCAAGGTTGACATCTCAGGGGTTAACGTAGACAAGTTTGATGACAAGTACTTTGCCAAGGAAGtagagaagaggaagaagaagactGAGGGAGAGTTTTTTGAGGCTGAAAAAGAG GATAAGAAAAAACTGCCTGAAGACAAGAAAGAAGACCAGAAAGCAGTCGACGCCTCTTTGATAAAGTCCATTGAGGGAGTCCCAGACTTGAAGGCCTACCTCGCCGCAAGGTTTTCTCTCAAGTCTGGCATGAAACCGCACGAGCTTGTCTTCTAG
- the LOC107922423 gene encoding protein ABHD18 yields MVTVNIGMLHYILDHVYGAFVHRTKISPPFFSRGWGGTKLELLERLISQLFPEVEGQNWPPSLIQPIWRTVWETQNACLREGVFRTPCDEQLLSALPPESHNARVAFLVPKDVPPQKMACVVHLAGTGDHTFERRLRLGGPLLKQNIATMVLESPFYGQRRPMLQRGAKLLCVSDLLLLGRATIEEARSLLYWLDSEAGFGKMGVCGLSMGGVHAAMVGSLHPTPVATLPFLSPHSAVVAFCEGILKHATAWEALREDLAAKEAAMTLEEVRERMRNVLSLTDVTRFPIPKNPNAIIFVAATDDGYIPKHSVLELQKAWPGSEVRWVTGGHVSSFLLHNNEFRKAIVDGLNRLEWKESSV; encoded by the exons atGGTTACAGTTAATATAGGGATGCTTCATTACATTCTAGACCATGTATATGGTGCATTTGTGCATAGAACAAAGATTAGCCCACCGTTCTTCTCAAGAGGGTGGGGTGGAACAAAGCTTGAGCTTCTGGAGAGATTGATAAGCCAGTTGTTCCCTGAAGTTGAAGGCCAAAACTGGCCTCCAAGCTTGATTCAACCCATTTGGAGAACTGTTTGGGAGACCCAAAATGCTTGTTTGAGAGAAGGTGTGTTTAGGACCCCTTGTGATGAGCAGTTGCTTAGTGCATTGCCTCCTGAAAGTCATAATGCGAGGGTTGCTTTCCTTGTCCCAAAAGATGTGCCACCTCAAAAGATGGCATGTGTGGTTCACCTAGCAG GCACAGGAGACCATACATTTGAACGGAGATTGCGTCTTGGTGGACCATTATTGAAACAAAACATTGCAACTATGGTGCTTGAGAG CCCTTTCTATGGTCAAAGGCGTCCTATGCTGCAGCGTGGTGCAAAACTCTTGTGTGTCAGTGATTTGCTTTTATTAGGAAGAGCAACCATTGAAGAGGCTCGGAGCCTTTTATACTGGTTAGACTCTGAGGCAGGGTTCGGCAAGATGGGTGTGTGTGGACTTAGCATGG GGGGAGTGCATGCTGCAATGGTTGGATCACTGCACCCCACACCTGTTGCAACCCTTCCTTTTCTCTCCCCACATTCTGCTGTTGTGGCATTCTGTGAGGGTATATTGAAGCATGCCACTGCATGGGAGGCACTGAGAGAGGATCTTGCAGCAAAAGAGGCTGCAATGACTCTCGAGGAAGTGAGAGAACGAATGCGAAATGTACTGTCTCTCACAGATGTCACACGTTTTCCAATTCCCAAAAACCCTAATGCCATAATATTTGTTGCAGCAACT GATGATGGCTACATACCAAAACACTCAGTGCTAGAGCTTCAAAAGGCTTGGCCTGGTTCAGAAGTGAGATGGGTCACAGGTGGCCATGTCTCGTCGTTTCTTCTACATAACAATGAGTTCCGAAAGGCAATCGTTGACGGGCTTAACAGATTAGAGTGGAAAGAATCCTCCGTATGA
- the LOC107921447 gene encoding cytochrome P450 93A3 — protein sequence MADFQGYILVFFLWLLSFILFRTIFTKNRTTTRLPPSPKALPIIGHLHLLAPIPHQALHKLSTKHGPLIHIRLGSVPCVVASSPEIAKQFLKTHESSFSNRPITAVVDYLTYASADFAFAPYGAYWKFMKKICMSELLSGRMLDQFLPVRREELIRFLQFMLKTANASEKVDVGGEVVRLTNNIVSRMIMSDTCCNNEDEAEEVRKLVEAIAKLSGQFNLSDFIWFCKNLDLQGMNKKLKQVRDKFDSMMDRIIKEHEEARKTNKDDNTVKDLLDVLLDISQDESSEMRLTRENIKAFILDLFVAGTDTSAVTIEWALSELINHPNIMEKVRQEIDIVVGKDKIVQESDITRLPYLQAVVKETLRLHPAGPMIVRESSEDCNIEGYEIPAKTRLFINVWAIGRDRNHWENPLEFRPERFVNGRSSQIDVRGQHFHLLPFGSGRRSCPGTSMALQVVQTSLAVMIQCFDWKVDGSVDMEEGPGLTLPRAHPLICAPILRLNPFPSC from the exons ATGGCTGATTTTCAAGGCTACATCTTAGTTTTCTTCCTTTGGCTACTGTCTTTCATTTTGTTCAGAACCATATTCACCAAGAACCGGACCACCACACGTCTTCCACCTAGTCCAAAAGCCTTACCAATCATCGGACACCTCCACCTCCTTGCACCCATACCTCACCAAGCCCTTCACAAGCTTTCAACTAAACATGGACCCTTAATACATATCCGTCTCGGTTCTGTCCCATGTGTCGTGGCTTCCTCCCCGGAAATAGCCAAGCAGTTCCTCAAAACCCACGAATCATCTTTCTCAAACCGACCGATAACCGCCGTTGTTGACTACCTTACATATGCCTCAGCTGATTTCGCCTTTGCTCCTTACGGAGCGTACTGGAAATTCATGAAGAAAATCTGCATGTCGGAGCTGTTAAGTGGTCGAATGTTGGATCAGTTTCTTCCGGTTCGACGTGAAGAATTAATCCGGTTTTTGCAGTTCATGCTGAAAACAGCTAATGCTAGTGAAAAAGTAGATGTTGGAGGTGAGGTTGTAAGGTTGACCAATAATATTGTGTCGAGAATGATAATGAGTGATACATGTTGTAATAATGAAGATGAAGCTGAAGAGGTAAGGAAGTTGGTGGAAGCTATAGCTAAGCTGTCGGGACAGTTTAATTTATCGGATTTTATCTGGTTTTGTAAGAATTTGGATTTGCAAGGAATGAACAAGAAGCTGAAACAAGTACGTGATAAGTTTGATTCAATGATGGATAGAATAATAAAGGAACATGAAGAAGCAAGGAAGACAAACAAGGATGATAATACAGTAAAAGATTTACTTGATGTTTTACTTGATATTTCACAAGATGAAAGCTCGGAGATGAGACTAACTAGAGAAAACATTAAGGCATTCATCCTG GACCTATTTGTAGCTGGGACAGACACAAGTGCTGTTACAATAGAATGGGCATTATCAGAGCTTATTAATCATCCAAACATAATGGAAAAGGTAAGACAAGAGATTGATATTGTTGTAGGGAAAGACAAAATAGTACAAGAATCAGATATCACCCGCCTCCCTTACCTTCAAGCTGTTGTAAAGGAAACATTAAGGCTTCATCCGGCTGGTCCTATGATTGTAAGGGAATCAAGTGAGGATTGTAATATTGAAGGTTACGAAATTCCGGCAAAGACACGACTGTTCATTAACGTATGGGCGATCGGCAGGGACCGGAATCACTGGGAGAACCCACTTGAATTCCGACCAGAGAGGTTTGTGAATGGGAGAAGTAGTCAAATAGATGTAAGGGGACAGCATTTTCATTTGTTGCCATTTGGGAGTGGGAGAAGATCATGCCCTGGAACTTCAATGGCGTTGCAAGTTGTTCAAACGAGTCTTGCTGTTATGATTCAATGCTTTGATTGGAAGGTTGATGGAAGTGTTGATATGGAAGAAGGACCTGGACTTACACTTCCACGAGCTCATCCCCTCATTTGTGCCCCTATTCTTAGGCTAAATCCATTTCCATCCTGTTGA